The DNA segment CGCGCTACCTCATGTCGTCGCAACGGAAACCGGAGTGAGTCTCCCCCAAAAACTGACCCAAATCATAAACGCATCTCTTTCCTTGATCACAAACCTTTTTTTCATTAAAGTGATTCGTCAATCAAGGGGGTGCCATGCGCAAAAGACGACCGTTCATCCTGATTTTCTCTCTTTTCATTCTCATGGCCTGCGGAAATCGTGAATCCGGTTCGGCCGGCGGGGATCGCGGAAAAATGGTCTACGAGGCGCACTGCGCCTCCTGCCACGGTTCAAAAGGGGACGGCAACGGCCCAGTGGCCCCCTATCTCTGGCCGAAGCCGCGCGATTTTACCAAAGGAATCTTCAAATATCGTGCGTCGCCCGGCCCCTCCCCCTCGGATGTCGAATTGATGGAGACAATGAAAAAAGGGATCCCCGGCGCCTCCATGCCCGGCTGGGACATGCTGGCCTCCACCGACTGGCGGGTAATTCTGGCCACTGTGAAAAATTTTCTCCCCGCCTCCGCAAAGGGCCCCCCTGCCCCTTATGTGGAAATACCGGATGTCGTGAAGGCGACGCCGGAATCGATTGAAGAAGGGAAAAAATTGTATGTCTCGGCGGGTTGCGGTTCCTGTCACGGCGCCGAAGGGCATGGCGACGGCCCCGCCTCGCAAAGCTTGAGGGATGCCTGGGGACAGCCGATCACGCCGCGCGATCTGACCCGCGGGCCGCTCCGGTGGGGCAACACCGAAAGGGATATCTACCGAACCCTGCTGATGGGAATCCCCGGCACCCCCATGCCGGCCCATGAGGGAACTTTTACGCCCCCCCAAATCTGGTCGCTGGTTCACTACATCAAGTCGATTCAAAAAATGCCTGCTGACTACGATCCATCCGATCCAAAAAGATACCTGATCGATGTGGAGCGGATCGACGGCGAGATTTCTCACGACTATAAAGATGCGGCGTGGCAGAAGGCAAAAGGGATTCCCGTTTTTCTCAAACCGCTCTGGAGCGCGCCGAATCAGACGGAATGGTTGACAGTGAAGGCCCTTTCCAACGGAAGGGATACCGCCTTTTACATCAGTTGGGAGGATGACCGGTCCGACGTACAGGCAGGGAGAAGCGACGGCGTTGCGGTGCAGATCCCGGCCAAAGAAATTTCCGATCCTTCCGAACTCCCTTATCTGGGGATGGGACATGCCGGCAATCCGGTTGAAATCTGGAAGTGGGAACCGGAAGGGATAAAAATATTCAGCGCAAGCGGAATCAATACGATCAAACCGTCGGGGTCAACAGAAAAGGTGGACAAGGTGGTTGCAAAGGGGATCCATGAGAACGGCCGGTGGCATGTGATCGTCAAAAGCTCCTCGTTGAAAAAAAGCGGCTATCTCTCACTCGCCCTGTGGGACGCCGATATTGTGACTCATGCCGGGCCTGAAGCGTTTTCGGAGTGGATGGAGTATAACCTCAATGAACGATAACAGGCAGATTGTTGTCTCCGGCCCTCTTGTCCTGGATAAAAGCCGAGGGAGTTGTTATCCTTGTTCCCTCCAAAGATGGGAAACGTGACAAAAAGAATTTCCATTATTCTGCTGTCGATAACAGTCATCGCGGCCTGTCTCTATTTTCTGCAAACCGGAAAAACAGGAAAGATCACGGCGGGTTCTTCCCTTGAAGAGAACGATGAGGAGGAAATGGTCGGGATCCTCCGCGACTACGGCGGCATGGGAGACTATGAGGCATCCGGATACAGCGCCAAACAGGATTATGAGAGCATCCAGACGGAGCTTCAGGAAAAATTCGACGAGGATCCCCAAAAAGTGATCAAGCCGATCGAGGCGCTCCTCGATCGGGAGCCGGGAGAGTTGGAAACCGAAAAATTCCTGGCGATTCACGCGCTGGGCAAACTCCCCCTCGAACAGGGGGCGCCGATATTGAAAAAGGAAATTGAAAAAGAGTTGCCCGATACCGGCGAGGGGGAAGGGGAAGAAGGAACGGATGTCGTCATCCAGGCCCTGGCCCGCAAGATGGCGGCGGTGGAGGCGCTGGCGGATCACGATCCCGATTACCTGCTCGATCTCATCGAGGACCCCGACACCAACAGAGGGGTCAAAAGGGCGGCCGTGGAGGCCTACATCCTGACGGACGACGACCGGCAGGCGGCTGTTGAAGAGGTGCGGAGGCTCCTTTCAAGGGAAGAGAAATCTCTCCTGGTTCCGTTTGACCGGGGCGCCGGCGAAACCATGATCAAGGATTTTTTTCTCGGCGGGGAAGAAGAGGAAAAGCCGAAGAAGTCCCCCTCCGGCCGGAAAAAGAAAAAATGAAACGGCTGATTTTTACAACCGGCATCCTGTTGATCGGCTGGCTGGTCGGCGCGCCCAAGGCCTCTTCCCTTGTCATGTCGGACGACGAGATCCTTGATTGGGGGCGGGGCGAGCCCTTGTGCGTCGATGCCGAAAAAAGCCGCCGTTACCGCCTTGATTTCGGCATCAACACCGGGGAAGCCCTTGAGGAGTGCGATTGTTACCGGATTGAGGGAACCGAGTGCGAAGGGGAACTCTGGCAACTTTTATGGAGCCTTTCCTACATAGAGGATTTTCACCGGGCAATCGATAACCCTGGCCGGTGGATCACCAATCTCTACTCGTGGGTCAACCGGCGCATTGACATGATTCGTGAAGATCAACGGGGAGGACGCGGGGTTTACGGCTGGAATGCGACCTCCGGTCATCCCGATCATCAACAAATCATCTATCTGGGGCATTATCTTTTTTCCCGAAACAATCCGATTATGAGGGTCAATACTCTGGTCCACGAGGCCCGGCACAGCGAGGCCGCGGGGAATTACTATCTTCATGTCAATTGCCGGGAGGGCCCTCTCCAGGGCCGGGCCGGTTGCGATCAGCGATATTTGCGTTCGGGCGGAGGAGCCTACAGTTTCAGCGTTTATATTTATGCATGGTTGTACTATAACGGCAAAGACGATGAGGTGAGCCCCGCCATGAAGGATTGGGCCAAAAATACCGCCAACGCCATCATCGACAATCAGTTCATCGAACAACCGGACTATCGCCTGCGATAAAATAAAACCATGTACTATACTGCAAAAAAGTCTTGACTATTTTGCAATTTAATACATACTTGTTTTAAGGAATATCAAATTAAATGAAGAGGTTACAGGAAGAAACCCTTTTAAAAGATCTTGAAGAAAAAATGGTCTTTTTGTCGGGGCCACGGCAGGTGGGCAAGACCACTCTGGCCAAATCGCTGGGGGGGAGATTTCCTTCGCATGCCTGCTATAATTATGATGAAGAAGCCGATCGGCGGATCATGGTCAAAAAAACATGGGATCGGAAGGTTGATTTGATCGTGCTCGACGAAATCCACAAGCTCAAAAAATGGAAAACGCATTTAAAAGGCGCCTATGATACCGAGGGAATCCCGCCTCGAATTCTGGTCACCGGTTCGGCGCGGCTGGATGTTTTCAGGCGTGGCGGCGACTCTCTTGCGGGTCGTTATTTTGGCCACCGCCTTTACCCTTTCTCGGTGCGGGAGCTTCGGGGGGAGGCCTCTCCCCGGGAGATTGTTGAAAATCTCATCCGCTACGGCGGATTTCCCGAGCCCTTTTTAAGC comes from the Deltaproteobacteria bacterium genome and includes:
- a CDS encoding c-type cytochrome — its product is MRKRRPFILIFSLFILMACGNRESGSAGGDRGKMVYEAHCASCHGSKGDGNGPVAPYLWPKPRDFTKGIFKYRASPGPSPSDVELMETMKKGIPGASMPGWDMLASTDWRVILATVKNFLPASAKGPPAPYVEIPDVVKATPESIEEGKKLYVSAGCGSCHGAEGHGDGPASQSLRDAWGQPITPRDLTRGPLRWGNTERDIYRTLLMGIPGTPMPAHEGTFTPPQIWSLVHYIKSIQKMPADYDPSDPKRYLIDVERIDGEISHDYKDAAWQKAKGIPVFLKPLWSAPNQTEWLTVKALSNGRDTAFYISWEDDRSDVQAGRSDGVAVQIPAKEISDPSELPYLGMGHAGNPVEIWKWEPEGIKIFSASGINTIKPSGSTEKVDKVVAKGIHENGRWHVIVKSSSLKKSGYLSLALWDADIVTHAGPEAFSEWMEYNLNER